The window AAGAGCTGCAACGGCAGCAACCCCTGATGGAGGTTCGGATTTATTATTTCGGGAAACCTTGGACAAGCCTTGGGAAACCCTGCGTCATTGGGGACCCGATGATGAAGGTGGGGCTGTTGGCTTTTCTGCCGATGGCAAAACCCTTTATCTAATTGGCTCTCATGAGGCTAACACTCAGCGCTTGATTGCCCTTGACCTGGCGACTCACCAAGAAACCGTGATGGCAGAGGATAGCCAGTATGATGTGGGTGGAATTATAGCACATCCCACGACACGAGTGATTCAGGCGGTTTCTTTCTACAAGGATAAAGTGAAGTGGCAAATACTGGATGAAAGTATTGCCGCCGATTTTGAGGCCATTTCCCAAGTCCGTGAAGGCGAATTTGGCATTGGTAGCCGCACCTTGGCGGATGATACTTGGCTATTCGTTTATACGATCGATAATGGCCCTGTTTACTACTACATCTACGATCGCGCCTCCAAGTCCAGCACGTTACTCTTCAGCAATCAACCCGAACTGGAAGAATTATCCCTGGCTTCCATGCAACCAATTGCTTACCAAGCCAGAGACGGATTAACCATTCACGGCTACCTGACAACACCCGTGGGCATCCAGGCGAAAAATTTGCCTACCGTTCTCCTGGTTCATGGTGGCCCTTGGGCACGAGATACTTGGGGTTATGATTCGGAAGCGCAATGGCTAGCCAATCGAGGTTATGCGGTGTTGCAAGTGAATTTCCGGGGTTCTACTGGCTACGGCAAAGACTTTTTGAATGCAGCGAATCGCCAATGGGCGGCAACCATGCACGATGACCTGATTGATGCGGTGAATTGGTTGGTCGAACAGGGGATTGCTGACCCGAAGAAGGTGGCAATTATGGGGGGTTCCTACGGAGGTTATGCCACATTAGTTGGGTTAACCTTTACCCCAGAGGTGTTTGCGGCGGGTGTGGATATTGTTGGTCCCAGCAACTTGGTAACGTTGCTTAAAAGTATCCCACCGTACTGGGCACCTCTGCTCGCTAACATGTACCATCGAATTGGCAACTTGGAGACGGAAGAAGAGTTTCTTAATTCGCGATCGCCTTTATTTTTCGTTGACCGCATCCAGAAACCCTTACTCATTGGACAGGGTGCCAACGACCC of the Allocoleopsis franciscana PCC 7113 genome contains:
- a CDS encoding S9 family peptidase, producing the protein MTTTTSSESATQLPPLIPREILFGNPKRARPQLSPDGQYLTYLAPDEKNVLQVWLRTVGQEDDRKLTDDKKRGIRMYFWTYSPQQLIYLQDSDGDENFHLYLVNIQSNIVRDLTPFQNVKAQVVDLDPNFPDEVLVGLNLNNPQTFDVYRINLNNGAVEFETENPGNIVSWTADAEFKVRAATAATPDGGSDLLFRETLDKPWETLRHWGPDDEGGAVGFSADGKTLYLIGSHEANTQRLIALDLATHQETVMAEDSQYDVGGIIAHPTTRVIQAVSFYKDKVKWQILDESIAADFEAISQVREGEFGIGSRTLADDTWLFVYTIDNGPVYYYIYDRASKSSTLLFSNQPELEELSLASMQPIAYQARDGLTIHGYLTTPVGIQAKNLPTVLLVHGGPWARDTWGYDSEAQWLANRGYAVLQVNFRGSTGYGKDFLNAANRQWAATMHDDLIDAVNWLVEQGIADPKKVAIMGGSYGGYATLVGLTFTPEVFAAGVDIVGPSNLVTLLKSIPPYWAPLLANMYHRIGNLETEEEFLNSRSPLFFVDRIQKPLLIGQGANDPRVKQAESEQIVEAMKKAGKPVEYALYTDEGHGFARPENRLHFFAIAEEFLAKYLGGRFEPIGEIPGHSCILQ